A stretch of Cyanobacterium sp. HL-69 DNA encodes these proteins:
- the gltS gene encoding glutamate:Na+ symporter, ESS family: MFSLRDALFAFVILSIFILVARLIKQKARWIQQLYLPESVVAGFLVLLLGQEVLGAIITNLGGENALFAGGLFSQPIRTVWQQSPGVFINVVFAALFLGESIPNPKQIWKKAAPQVVFGQTLAWGQYVVGILLTLLILVPVFDMNPLVGSLIEIAFEGGHGTAAGMEQTFIDLNFPEGGDLALGLATVGIVSGIITGTLLASWGRKKGHIKTFKKEGQKFSTYEGLSASEIKEKEEKIKLKRIQLYKNLLIDPLSLNFGFVGLAIAIGWLILEGLKFIESMTWGATGLTLMNYIPLFPMALIGGIIVQITLEKIGLKELINRRLMNNLAGLALDIVVGTALASISLQVLGANIIPFLLLGIVGIIWNIFAFVVIAPKIIPSYWFERGICDFGQSMGVTATGILLLRMVDPDNKSGAFESFAYKQLFFEPIVGGGLFTAAAPILINEFGSLSILLLTSLLLIVWLGLGFFFFGKDSKQARIAEKINR, from the coding sequence ATGTTTAGCTTAAGAGACGCACTTTTCGCCTTCGTAATTTTATCAATCTTCATATTAGTAGCTAGACTGATAAAACAAAAAGCCCGTTGGATTCAACAACTATACCTTCCCGAATCAGTGGTGGCAGGTTTTTTAGTCTTGTTGCTAGGGCAAGAAGTCTTGGGTGCCATAATAACCAACCTAGGAGGAGAAAATGCCCTTTTTGCAGGGGGTTTATTTAGTCAGCCCATACGCACCGTTTGGCAACAATCCCCGGGGGTATTTATCAACGTTGTCTTTGCCGCCCTTTTCCTAGGGGAATCCATACCCAATCCCAAACAAATTTGGAAAAAAGCAGCCCCTCAAGTAGTTTTTGGGCAAACTTTGGCATGGGGGCAATATGTGGTGGGAATTTTACTCACCCTTCTAATCCTTGTACCTGTATTTGATATGAATCCCCTTGTGGGCAGTCTCATCGAAATCGCCTTTGAAGGAGGGCATGGCACCGCCGCAGGAATGGAACAAACTTTTATTGATTTAAATTTTCCTGAAGGGGGAGATTTAGCTCTCGGATTAGCCACCGTTGGTATCGTTTCAGGGATTATCACAGGAACATTATTAGCTAGTTGGGGCAGAAAAAAAGGACATATCAAAACCTTTAAAAAAGAAGGTCAAAAATTTTCTACCTATGAGGGTTTATCTGCCTCAGAAATAAAAGAAAAAGAAGAAAAAATAAAATTAAAAAGAATTCAACTCTATAAAAATTTATTAATTGATCCTCTTTCCTTAAACTTTGGTTTTGTCGGTTTAGCTATTGCCATTGGTTGGTTAATTTTAGAAGGATTAAAATTCATTGAATCGATGACATGGGGAGCCACAGGATTAACTTTGATGAATTATATTCCCCTTTTTCCCATGGCTTTAATTGGAGGTATTATAGTTCAAATTACCTTAGAAAAAATAGGTCTGAAGGAATTAATAAATCGTCGTTTAATGAATAATTTGGCTGGTTTAGCCCTTGATATAGTGGTGGGGACGGCTCTTGCTTCTATTTCTTTACAGGTTTTGGGAGCCAATATCATCCCTTTTTTATTACTAGGAATTGTTGGTATAATTTGGAATATTTTTGCTTTTGTAGTAATTGCCCCTAAAATCATTCCTTCCTATTGGTTTGAGCGTGGTATCTGTGATTTTGGTCAATCTATGGGAGTTACGGCTACGGGAATTTTACTTTTAAGAATGGTTGATCCTGATAATAAATCTGGTGCTTTTGAAAGTTTTGCCTATAAACAATTATTTTTTGAACCCATTGTCGGAGGAGGTTTATTTACTGCGGCAGCCCCCATTTTAATTAATGAGTTTGGCTCTTTGTCCATTCTTTTATTGACTTCTCTATTATTGATTGTCTGGCTAGGATTGGGTTTTTTCTTTTTTGGTAAAGATTCTAAACAAGCACGAATTGCAGAAAAGATTAATCGATAA